The Triticum aestivum cultivar Chinese Spring chromosome 7B, IWGSC CS RefSeq v2.1, whole genome shotgun sequence genome window below encodes:
- the LOC123159070 gene encoding pentatricopeptide repeat-containing protein At5g65560, translating into MRRLPPLSQRAAAAASAPASPSPSPSTSTPDLVAELGRVLSTRRWNKGRAYKRLAPSVTPALVADLFRAPSAAPDPATALAFFDWVARRQGFRHTAASHAALLHLLSRWRSPARYEQLVFSMFGCSRSAEDTRVSADALRAICRTGAARHALSPACYNFALRSLARFDMTEEMERVYSQLVGDGLLPDTKTYNAMIKSYCKEGDLPKAHRYFKLLLECGLEPDTFTCNALVLGYCRTGNLRRACWLLLMMPLVGCQRNEYSYTILIQGLCEARRVREALVLFLMMRGDGCSPNSHTYMFLIGGLCKEGRVADARMLLDEMSRGGVAPSVMTYNAMIVGYCKAGRMQDALGIKELMEGNGCHPNDWTYGTLIHGLCDGKMDEAEQLLDSAVKGGFTPTVVTFTILIDGYCKAERIDDALRVKNNMMLSKCKLDIHVYGKLINSLIKKDRLKEAKELLAEISATGLVPNVFTYTSVIDGFCKIGKVDFALEVLKMMERDDCQPNTWTYNSLMYGLIQDKKLHNAMALITKMQKDGILPNVITYTALVQGQCNQHEFDNAFRLLEMMEQNDLTPDDQLYGILTGALCKAGRAEEAYSFLVRKGVALTKILYTILIDGFSKAGKSDIAATLLDSMIGEGCTPDSYTYSVLLHALCKEKKLQEALPILDQMTQRGIKCTIFAYTTLINEMLREGKHDHAKRMYDEMVSSGHKPSATTYTVFINSFCKEGRVEEAENLIVEMEREGVARDAVTYNTFIDGCGNMGYIDRAFHTLKRMMDASCEPDYATYCILLKHLLKENFNFRYADTSGMWNFIELDTVWQFLERISKHGLNPTITTYSSLIAGFCKANRIEESCILFDHMCSKDIPPNEEIYKLLIKCCCDTKSFEKASSFVHNMIQHRFQPHLESYQLLILGLCNEGEFEKAKSLFCDLLELGYNHDEVAWKILNDGLLKGGYVDICSQMLSTMENKHCSISSQTHAMVTNGLHEASGSLVGELRGEAL; encoded by the coding sequence ATGCGCCGCCTCCCGCCCCTCTcccagcgcgccgcggccgccgcaTCCGCGCCcgcatccccatccccatccccatccaccTCCACCCCCGACCTCGTCGCGGAGCTCGGCCGCGTCCTCTCCACGCGCCGCTGGAACAAGGGCCGGGCCTACAAGCGCCTGGCGCCCTCCGTCACGCCGGCCCTCGTCGCCGACCTCTTCCGCGCCCCCTCGGCCGCCCCGGACCCGGCCACGGCGCTCGCCTTCTTCGACTGGGTCGCGCGCCGCCAGGGCTTCCGCCACACCGCCGCCTCCCACGCCGCGCTCCTCCACCTCCTCTCGCGCTGGCGCTCCCCCGCGCGCTACGAGCAGCTCGTCTTCTCCATGTTCGGCTGCTCGCGGAGCGCCGAGGACACGCGCGTCTCCGCCGACGCCTTGCGGGCAATCTGCCGAACGGGTGCCGCGCGCCACGCGCTGTCCCCGGCCTGCTACAACTTCGCGCTCAGGTCGCTCGCGCGCTTCGACATGACGGAGGAGATGGAGAGGGTCTACTCGCAGCTCGTCGGGGACGGGCTGCTGCCGGACACCAAGACGTACAACGCCATGATTAAGTCCTACTGCAAGGAGGGTGACCTCCCCAAGGCGCACCGGTACTTCAAGCTGTTGCTGGAGTGTGGGCTGGAGCCGGACACGTTCACATGTAACGCGCTGGTGCTGGGTTACTGCCGGACGGGCAACCTGAGGCGGGCCTGCTGGCTGTTGCTGATGATGCCGCTGGTCGGTTGCCAGAGAAATGAGTACTCCTACACCATTTTGATTCAGGGCCTGTGCGAGGCGCGGCGTGTAAGGGAGGCACTCGTGCTGTTTTTGATGATGAGGGGTGATGGGTGCTCCCCAAATTCACACACATACATGTTCCTGATCGGCGGCCTATGTAAGGAGGGCAGGGTTGCTGACGCCAGGATGTTGCTTGATGAGATGTCTCGGGGAGGTGTTGCTCCAAGTGTTATGACATATAATGCAATGATCGTAGGCTACTGTAAGGCAGGAAGGATGCAGGATGCATTGGGGATTAAGGAGCTGATGGAAGGAAATGGGTGCCACCCGAATGATTGGACATACGGCACTTTAATTCATGGCCTCTGTGATGGGAAGATGGATGAAGCTGAGCAATTGCTGGATAGTGCTGTTAAAGGAGGTTTTACACCTACGGTTGTCACATTCACTATCCTGATCGATGGGTACTGCAAAGCTGAAAGGATTGATGATGCACTCAGGGTGAAAAATAATATGATGCTGAGTAAGTGTAAACTTGATATACATGTTTATGGGAAGTTGATCAATAGCCTCATTAAGAAGGATAGGTTAAAAGAGGCGAAGGAGTTGTTAGCTGAAATTTCGGCAACTGGTTTGGTTCCAAATGTGTTCACCTACACATCTGTAATTGATGGCTTTTGCAAGATTGGGAAGGTTGATTTCGCACTAGAGGTCTTGAAAATGATGGAACGCGATGATTGCCAGCCAAATACATGGACCTACAACTCTCTGATGTATGGGTTAATTCAGGATAAGAAACTTCACAACGCAATGGCGCTGATAACTAAAATGCAAAAAGATGGAATACTTCCCAACGTTATCACCTATACCGCTTTGGTTCAAGGCCAGTGCAATCAGCATGAATTTGATAATGCTTTCAGGTTACTTGAAATGATGGAGCAGAATGATCTGACACCCGATGACCAATTATACGGCATCTTAACTGGTGCACTGTGCAAAGCTGGAAGGGCTGAAGAAGCTTATTCATTTCTTGTTAGAAAAGGAGTAGCCCTAACCAAGATACTCTATACTATTTTAATTGATGGGTTCAGCAAGGCAGGCAAAAGTGACATTGCCGCCACCCTCTTAGACAGCATGATTGGTGAGGGCTGCACACCAGATTCGTACACGTATAGTGTACTGCTGCATGCTTTATGCAAAGAAAAGAAGCTGCAGGAAGCTTTGCCGATACTGGATCAAATGACTCAAAGGGGAATAAAATGTACCATTTTTGCTTATACAACTCTAATCAACGAAATGCTCAGAGAAGGGAAGCATGACCATGCTAAAAGGATGTACGATGAAATGGTTTCATCAGGTCACAAGCCAAGTGCAACCACATATACTGTATTCATTAACTCATTCTGCAAGGAAGGTCGAGTGGAGGAGGCTGAGAACTTAATTGTGGAAATGGAGAGAGAAGGTGTTGCCCGTGATGCAGTGACCTACAACACATTCATTGATGGCTGTGGGAATATGGGATATATTGATCGTGCATTTCATACTCTGAAGCGCATGATGGATGCATCATGTGAGCCAGATTATGCGACCTACTGCATTCTGCTCAAGCATCTTCTAAAAGAGAATTTTAATTTCCGTTATGCAGACACCTCCGGCATGTGGAACTTCATAGAGTTGGATACTGTTTGGCAGTTTCTTGAAAGGATATCAAAACATGGTTTGAATCCCACAATAACGACATACAGTTCTCTCATTGCAGGATTCTGCAAAGCCAACCGCATTGAAGAATCATGTATTCTTTTTGATCATATGTGCAGTAAAGATATACCACCTAATGAAGAGATATACAAATTACTTATCAAGTGCTGTTGTGATACCAAGTCCTTTGAGAAGGCCTCTTCATTTGTGCACAACATGATACAACACAGGTTTCAGCCTCATCTTGAATCATACCAGCTTCTTATACTGGGACTTTGTAACGAGGGAGAATTTGAGAAGGCTAAATCACTGTTCTGTGACTTGCTTGAACTGGGCTATAATCATGATGAAGTTGCATGGAAAATTCTAAATGATGGTTTGCTCAAAGGTGGTTATGTTGATATATGTTCTCAGATGCTGTCTACCATGGAGAATAAACACTGTTCCATAAGTTCTCAGACACATGCTATGGTGACCAATGGCTTGCATGAGGCATCTGGCAGTCTGGTtggtgaactccgaggagaagctCTTTGA